One Oryza glaberrima chromosome 10, OglaRS2, whole genome shotgun sequence DNA segment encodes these proteins:
- the LOC127786414 gene encoding glutathione S-transferase U17-like gives MSSTNSSGDPAAVRVVGGWASPFVNRVVVALKLKGVEHEMLQETVGKKSELLLRSNPVHKKIPVLLHHGKPIAESLIIVEYIDEVWPASNGAPSILPRDPYGRAVERFWAKYIDDKIPPGIRVLRGSVEEDKDKAAGEMSTALQHLEEAFVKCSQGKQYFGGDNIGYLDIALGSFLGWIRAVEKIAGVELLNETKVPNLVAWADRFCAHPAVVDVVPDADRFVEFTVQHAALLRAVNVPK, from the exons ATGTCGTCGACTAACAGTTCAGGcgatccggcggcggtgcgcgtgGTGGGCGGCTGGGCGAGCCCCTTCGTGAACCGCGTGGTGGTGGCGCTGAAGCTGAAGGGCGTGGAGCACGAGATGTTGCAGGAGACGGTGGGGAAGAAGAGCGAGCTGCTGCTCCGGTCCAACCCGGTGCACAAGAAGATCCCCGTGCTGCTCCACCACGGCAAGCCCATCGCCGAGTCTCTCATCATCGTCGAGTACATCGACGAGGTCTGGCCGGCCTCCAATGGCGCCCCGTCCATACTCCCCCGCGACCCCTACGGCCGCGCCGTCGAGCGGTTCTGGGCAAAGTACATCGATGACAAG ATTCCTCCAGGGATTCGGGTGTTGAGAGGATCCGTGGAAGAAGACAAGGACAAAGCCGCGGGCGAAATGTCCACCGCTCTGCAGCATCTGGAGGAGGCATTTGTCAAGTGCAGCCAAGGGAAGCAATACTTCGGCGGCGACAACATCGGCTATCTGGACATCGCTCTGGGGTCATTCCTCGGATGGATCAGGGCGGTGGAGAAGatcgccggcgtcgagctcctCAACGAGACCAAGGTTCCGAATCTGGTTGCTTGGGCAGATCGCTTCTGCGCACACCCGGCCGTGGTGGACGTCGTGCCTGACGCCGATAGGTTCGTCGAGTTCACGGTTCAGCATGCTGCGTTGCTGAGGGCTGTGAATGTTCCCAAGTGA